GTGATTTTATTGAAATTGACTATGGTCCAGATGAAAACAAGCCTGAAGCTGAGGTGCTCCTGCGTCTCGGCACAGGATCTACAGAAGTAGGTAAACAGGTCCTCGATGCCTGGAATGAACGTACAGAGGTCCCTGAAGGCTGGAAGGTAGAACCTGAAAAGATCATCTACGCATGGCGCACCTTCGCTGATAAGATTTACTCACATCCAGACAAGGATCATACAGGATTGGTTGTGACCTCCAACGGCATTATCCGCTTCGCTCCGCACTTGACGGGCGATTTTCCCCAATTTGCCCAAAATAATAAACTCAAGGTCGCTACTGGCGGAGTCTGTATTTTTGAAAAAGATGCTGCTGCCACGGACTGGCGTTGCACGGCCTGGAACGTCAAACCTTTTAATCAATAGAGGCTCATAAGAATCTAACGTTTCATATTGTCTTTTTTTACAATATAATTCCCCAACAAAAAAACATTTTCAGAAGGAACCTGATCCGTGGTGTGGATGTCGGAAATGACAGGCATATTCACATCTTTTGATACACGATTTAAAATAGTCAGTCCTTTTCAATGTCGAGGCGCGTAATGATTTAATTGAGCTGCGGTTAGCTGTGTCAAAAGAACTTTTAAAAACAAGGTTAAAACCTACCTGTTATGCTATTTTTTAGTTCCGTAGCCATGAAAAGGATATGCTTTTTGTTTTCAATGGCACAGGGATCTGCAATAATGGTCAATTCATCACGATTAGTGAATTTTTCAAAAAGAGTACTCATTATAAATCCAAGTGATCCAAGTCTTTCTATGAGTGTTGTAAAAAGGGTGGTTAAGCGAAGCCTTTATTGAGCAGTCTGTGGAGTTGTAGGCAACCAAGGACATTCCCCTTATCATTCACTACGGGCAAAATTGTGATGCGAAATTTTTCCATGATGGAAAATGCCTGAGCTGCCAATAGATTCGGACCTATGGTCCGCGGGGCAGCTGTCATAACTTCGTTTATTGGGGAATCCAATTTAGTGCAATTTCCCTTTTCAAGTATGCGGCGCAGGTCTCCATCTGTGAAAATTCCAAGGAGTTTGTTGTTTTTAATAATGAGCACAACACCGAGTCCTTTGCTCGACATTTGAAAAATCGCTTCACGGACAGTTTGTCCTGAATTGACAACAGGCGTTTCTTCGAAAGGAGGCATAACGTCTTTAACTTTGGTAAGCAGGCGAAAGCCGAGGCTGCCGCCAGGGTGGAAGCGTGCGAAATCCGCTTTTGTAAATCCTTTTGCTTTAATCAAGGCGCATGCCAGAGCATCCCCCATAACCAGTGCCGTTGTTGTGCTTGAAGTCGGGGCGCAATTTAAAGGGCAAGCTTCACGTTCAACTCCCGTATCCAGTACAATATCACTGTTTTTTGCGAGGGTGGATTGAGTGTTGCCAGTAAGTGCAATGCATTTAATTCCGAATTGGAGGAAGCATGGAATCAGCTTTACGACTTCGTCTGTTTCGCCGCTGTTGGATAGGATTATAGCTAGATCACTACTGGTAATGACACCAAGGTCTCCATGATAGGCTTCACCAGGATGCATAAAAATGGATGGTGTTCCAGTGCTTGAGAAAGTTGCAGCAATTTTCCTGGCTATGTGTCCTGCCTTGCCCATACCAGTAAAAATTACTCGACCTCGGCAGGAGAGTAAGAGGCTTACAGCGGCGACAACTTCTTCGTCAAGTCGACTCTGCATCTGTCTTAACGCTTGGATTTCATTTTCTAACGCTTTATTTACATCATTAAGAATACTCATTTTGAACATATTCCTTTTTAATTTGAGTGGTCAACCATCCTGACTTAATATCAAGTCTAGCGTATCAACTCGTTTTTATTTATATTTTAATCAAGGCAACCACCAAATTATTCACCAATTTGGTGGTTGTCTTGATATTCAAGTGCAAATGCAAACGCAAACGCAATAGATCAAAAATCATCGACGATGTCCAGACAACGAATGCCTGCCAGATGGGCTGACAGGACTTAATTTCTTCTTCGAGATATCCGTGGCATTGATATTTTCCCGCACGTTAATCTTCTATTCTGTTCCATGTGCAAGAATCTTAAGGCCTCTACCATTTAAGAATTATTTAGTCAGTCCTGAAAAACGCACAGCAGCCTGAAATGAATTAACAAATACTTCCAAGTGATGTAGTATTTTCGACCAGTAAATGTTTTTTTCTACGAAAATCAGGTCGAATTGATGCAGCATAAGGCGGGCAAAAATGAAGGCAAAACCGAAGAAGCAACCGCAGGGAACTTTCCTCTATCCAGACCTTCTGGATCAACTCAACCCGAATCATCCACTTCTTCGGCTTGCGTCGGAGATTTCGTGGAGTCGCTTTGAAGAGGAGTTTGCAGGACTTTACAGCGTCAATGGTTGTCCGGCCAAGACCACGAGGCTAATGGTCGGTTTGATGTTGCTCAAGCAGCTGGAAAACCTGAGTGACGAGCGGGTTATAGAAGTATGGGCGCAGGACCCGTATTATCAGGCATTTTGCGGCATGACTGAATTTCAATGGAGCCTGCCCTGCGACCCAACAGATTTGGTTTATTTTCGCAAACGCATCGGTGAAGACGGTACTCGTTTGTTCTTTGAAATTTCAGTGAAGTTGCATGTCGATGATGCCATGGAGCGCGAGGTCACGGTGGACACCACCGTGCAGGAAAAGAATATAACTTTTCCTACTGACCTGAAACTTTTGGAGAAGATCATCAAGACCTGCCGCAAGATTGCAGACCGCGAGCAGGTCAAACTGCGTCGCAGTTTCAGGCGGACACTACCAAGCTTAGTTTGAAACGGATGAAGATGGTCAAAAAGGCAAAGAAGATGCGGACTATGGCCAGCGCATTGATCTGTGAGCTTCAGCGCAAAATGCAAGCCCAGACTCTGAAGCGTTATCAGAAGCAGTTTGATCTGTTTGAACGCGTCAGAAACCAAAAGCGCAGCGACAAGGACAAGGTCTACAGCCTGCATGAACCAAATGTACTGTGTATCTCCAAAGGCAAGGCGCATAAACAATACGAATTCAGGCGCAAGGCTTCAGTCGTCGTGACGAAAATCACTGGCATCATTGTCGGCGCGATGAGTTTCGATAAAAACATTTACGACGGACACACATTGCCACAAGTGCTGACCCAATGCGGGGCGATCACTGGAACCTGTCCATCGGTAGCCATCTGTGACCGTGGCTACAGAGGCTTGAAGCAAGTTGGCGATGTGCAAATACTGATTCCAGGTCGACCCAAGAAAAGCGACTTATAGTATCAACGGCAGAAGTCACGGCAACCTTTTCGTCGCCGAGCCACCATCGAACCAATCATAGGCCATCTCAAACACGACCATAGAATGGCCCGGTGCTACCTCAAAGGTGCAGTTGGCGATGCCATAAATTTGTTTATGGCAAGTGCCGCGTTCAACTTCAAGAAATGGATACGGCAGTTGGGAGAGTTTTTTGCTCTCTTTTCGCTCGTCATCGTATTTGGAAGTTCAAGGTAGCGACTTGCTGCAAATTTTTGATAACTGCTGAAACGGCTTTTTCAGGATTGACTATTTAAGCAGATGCTTTTCCTTTATTATGGTATAACTGTCACGTCCTGCAATAGGTTTACGTTCAAAGAATCTATTTTATAAAAAAGGATGAGAATCAACAAGTAAAGCGTACTCAGCGCGATTACACAATGTGCTTCAAGTTAGCGATTGTAGCTCAAGTTGAAAAGGCGAGCTAACATACAAACAGGCCCAAAAACGTATGATATTCAATGGCGTAGTATCGTTTTGATCTGGTTAAGAAAGCACGAAAATCTTGACTGGGGTAGGCCTATGGTACATCAGAAAAGAAAGCCAAAATCTAAAGAGACTCCAGCATAAAAGATCAAACGCCTTGAAAAAAAGTTACAGGAAGAGAAACTAAAAACGATACTTATTAATGAAATAATTGACATTTTTTATATGAGATTTGGTACGTTAATAAGAAAAAAAATATCACCGAGCTGTCTACAGCAAGCAGAAAAGCGTAATGATACACGGGAAAACAATTCCAAAAAGTAAAGGAACTTGTATTGACCCTGCGTGCCAGAATGCCTCGTCTGGGAACGCGAAAGCTATACTTTTTGGTTAATCCGGCCCAAGCGTACTTTTGACAAAATGAAAGGACATGGCGTCCAATCGATATTCACGCCAATGAACGTCTAGAAGGAAGAATCGCCATGTCCACGAGTTTCGTCTACCACGCCTTGGGGCTGTCCGGCTATGACTATGTCCGGCAGGATTTCGTTTCCGGAAACGTGCTTATTTATGTGAAGCCGAAAGCAAAGCTTGTAAGGTGTTCACGGTGCAAGCACCGCCATGTGATCCATAAAGGAAGAAGTGAGCGTTGGTTACGCACTGTCCCTGTTGGTATCAAGCCGATTTGGATCATTGTCGATGTGCCTCGTGTCCAGTGCCGTAAATGTGGCTGTATCAGACGTATCAAGCTTTCCATAGT
The nucleotide sequence above comes from Maridesulfovibrio bastinii DSM 16055. Encoded proteins:
- a CDS encoding KpsF/GutQ family sugar-phosphate isomerase — translated: MSILNDVNKALENEIQALRQMQSRLDEEVVAAVSLLLSCRGRVIFTGMGKAGHIARKIAATFSSTGTPSIFMHPGEAYHGDLGVITSSDLAIILSNSGETDEVVKLIPCFLQFGIKCIALTGNTQSTLAKNSDIVLDTGVEREACPLNCAPTSSTTTALVMGDALACALIKAKGFTKADFARFHPGGSLGFRLLTKVKDVMPPFEETPVVNSGQTVREAIFQMSSKGLGVVLIIKNNKLLGIFTDGDLRRILEKGNCTKLDSPINEVMTAAPRTIGPNLLAAQAFSIMEKFRITILPVVNDKGNVLGCLQLHRLLNKGFA
- a CDS encoding transposase family protein → MSTSFVYHALGLSGYDYVRQDFVSGNVLIYVKPKAKLVRCSRCKHRHVIHKGRSERWLRTVPVGIKPIWIIVDVPRVQCRKCGCIRRIKLSIV
- a CDS encoding histidine phosphatase family protein, which codes for MKRLIIARHGNTFLSGETPTRVGARTDLPLVETLRGQAIGRYIREHNLMPDSVYAAPLKRTMQTAQLALDELQSDLIIEPLSDFIEIDYGPDENKPEAEVLLRLGTGSTEVGKQVLDAWNERTEVPEGWKVEPEKIIYAWRTFADKIYSHPDKDHTGLVVTSNGIIRFAPHLTGDFPQFAQNNKLKVATGGVCIFEKDAAATDWRCTAWNVKPFNQ